One window of the Delphinus delphis chromosome 20, mDelDel1.2, whole genome shotgun sequence genome contains the following:
- the KCTD15 gene encoding BTB/POZ domain-containing protein KCTD15 isoform X3: MSRLSLTRSPVSPLAAQGIPLPAQLTKSNAPVHIDVGGHMYTSSLATLTKYPDSRISRLFNGTEPIVLDSLKQHYFIDRDGEIFRYVLSFLRTSKLLLPDDFKDFSLLYEEARYYQLQPMVRELERWQQEQAQRRRSRACDCLVVRVTPDLGERIALSGEKALIEEVFPETGDVMCNSVNAGWNQDPTHVIRFPLNGYCRLNSVQVRAGRPPPPPCLADALRRQREMEGGSVPAMARPSVPSYRKGNNVSMHNLCPAHN, encoded by the exons ATGTCTCGGTTGTCTCTCACCCGGTCGCCTGTGTCTCCCCTGGCCGCCCAGGGGATCCCACTGCCAGCCCAGCTCACTAAGTCCAACGCGCCTGTGCACATCGACGTGGGCGGCCACATGTACACCAGCAGCCTGGCCACGCTCACCAAGTACCCTGACTCCAG AATAAGCCGCCTCTTCAATGGCACCGAGCCCATCGTCCTGGACAGTTTGAAGCAACATTATTTCATCGACCGGGATGGGGAGATTTTCCGCTATGTCCTGAGCTTCCTGCGGACGTCGAAACTGCTGCTCCCAGATGACTTCAAG GACTTCAGCCTGCTGTACGAGGAGGCGCGCTACTACCAGCTGCAACCCATGGTGCGCGAGCTGGAGCGCTGGCAGCAGGAGCAGGCGCAGCGGCGCCGCAGCCGGGCCTGCGACTGCCTGGTGGTGCGGGTCACGCCGGACCTGGGTGAGCGGATCGCGCTCAGCGGCGAGAAGGCTCTCATCGAGGAGGTCTTCCCCGAGACCGGGGACGTCATGTGCAACTCGGTCAACGCCGGCTGGAACCAGGACCCCACGCACGTCATCCGCTTCCCGCTCAACGGCTACTGCCGGCTCAACTCGGTGCAGGTGAGGGCTGGCCGGCCGCCGCCTCCCCCGTGCCTCGCCGACGCCCTCCGGCGGCagagggagatggagggaggCTCGGTCCCGGCAATGGCGAGGCCCTCCGTGCCGTCTTACAGAAAAGGCAACAATGTGTCGATGCATAATTTATGTCCCGCTCATAATTAA
- the KCTD15 gene encoding BTB/POZ domain-containing protein KCTD15 isoform X1, translating to MPHRKERPSGSSLHAHGSTGPAEGGSMSRLSLTRSPVSPLAAQGIPLPAQLTKSNAPVHIDVGGHMYTSSLATLTKYPDSRISRLFNGTEPIVLDSLKQHYFIDRDGEIFRYVLSFLRTSKLLLPDDFKDFSLLYEEARYYQLQPMVRELERWQQEQAQRRRSRACDCLVVRVTPDLGERIALSGEKALIEEVFPETGDVMCNSVNAGWNQDPTHVIRFPLNGYCRLNSVQVLERLFQRGFSMAASCGGGVDSSQFSEYVLCREERRPQPTPTAVRIKQEPLD from the exons ATGCCTCACCGCAAGGAGCGGCCGAGCGGGTCCTCGCTTCACGCCCACGGCAGCACTGGCCCCGCG gagGGAGGAAGCATGTCTCGGTTGTCTCTCACCCGGTCGCCTGTGTCTCCCCTGGCCGCCCAGGGGATCCCACTGCCAGCCCAGCTCACTAAGTCCAACGCGCCTGTGCACATCGACGTGGGCGGCCACATGTACACCAGCAGCCTGGCCACGCTCACCAAGTACCCTGACTCCAG AATAAGCCGCCTCTTCAATGGCACCGAGCCCATCGTCCTGGACAGTTTGAAGCAACATTATTTCATCGACCGGGATGGGGAGATTTTCCGCTATGTCCTGAGCTTCCTGCGGACGTCGAAACTGCTGCTCCCAGATGACTTCAAG GACTTCAGCCTGCTGTACGAGGAGGCGCGCTACTACCAGCTGCAACCCATGGTGCGCGAGCTGGAGCGCTGGCAGCAGGAGCAGGCGCAGCGGCGCCGCAGCCGGGCCTGCGACTGCCTGGTGGTGCGGGTCACGCCGGACCTGGGTGAGCGGATCGCGCTCAGCGGCGAGAAGGCTCTCATCGAGGAGGTCTTCCCCGAGACCGGGGACGTCATGTGCAACTCGGTCAACGCCGGCTGGAACCAGGACCCCACGCACGTCATCCGCTTCCCGCTCAACGGCTACTGCCGGCTCAACTCGGTGCAG GTCCTGGAGAGGCTGTTCCAGAGGGGTTTCAGCATGGCTGCGTCCTGCGGGGGTGGCGTGGACTCGTCCCAGTTCAGTGAATATGTGCTTTGCCGGGAGGAGCGGCGACCGCAGCCCACGCCCACTGCTGTCCGAATAAAGCAGGAGCCCCTGGACTAG
- the KCTD15 gene encoding BTB/POZ domain-containing protein KCTD15 isoform X2, with protein sequence MPHRKERPSGSSLHAHGSTGPAEGGSMSRLSLTRSPVSPLAAQGIPLPAQLTKSNAPVHIDVGGHMYTSSLATLTKYPDSRISRLFNGTEPIVLDSLKQHYFIDRDGEIFRYVLSFLRTSKLLLPDDFKDFSLLYEEARYYQLQPMVRELERWQQEQAQRRRSRACDCLVVRVTPDLGERIALSGEKALIEEVFPETGDVMCNSVNAGWNQDPTHVIRFPLNGYCRLNSVQVRAGRPPPPPCLADALRRQREMEGGSVPAMARPSVPSYRKGNNVSMHNLCPAHN encoded by the exons ATGCCTCACCGCAAGGAGCGGCCGAGCGGGTCCTCGCTTCACGCCCACGGCAGCACTGGCCCCGCG gagGGAGGAAGCATGTCTCGGTTGTCTCTCACCCGGTCGCCTGTGTCTCCCCTGGCCGCCCAGGGGATCCCACTGCCAGCCCAGCTCACTAAGTCCAACGCGCCTGTGCACATCGACGTGGGCGGCCACATGTACACCAGCAGCCTGGCCACGCTCACCAAGTACCCTGACTCCAG AATAAGCCGCCTCTTCAATGGCACCGAGCCCATCGTCCTGGACAGTTTGAAGCAACATTATTTCATCGACCGGGATGGGGAGATTTTCCGCTATGTCCTGAGCTTCCTGCGGACGTCGAAACTGCTGCTCCCAGATGACTTCAAG GACTTCAGCCTGCTGTACGAGGAGGCGCGCTACTACCAGCTGCAACCCATGGTGCGCGAGCTGGAGCGCTGGCAGCAGGAGCAGGCGCAGCGGCGCCGCAGCCGGGCCTGCGACTGCCTGGTGGTGCGGGTCACGCCGGACCTGGGTGAGCGGATCGCGCTCAGCGGCGAGAAGGCTCTCATCGAGGAGGTCTTCCCCGAGACCGGGGACGTCATGTGCAACTCGGTCAACGCCGGCTGGAACCAGGACCCCACGCACGTCATCCGCTTCCCGCTCAACGGCTACTGCCGGCTCAACTCGGTGCAGGTGAGGGCTGGCCGGCCGCCGCCTCCCCCGTGCCTCGCCGACGCCCTCCGGCGGCagagggagatggagggaggCTCGGTCCCGGCAATGGCGAGGCCCTCCGTGCCGTCTTACAGAAAAGGCAACAATGTGTCGATGCATAATTTATGTCCCGCTCATAATTAA